In Triticum aestivum cultivar Chinese Spring chromosome 5B, IWGSC CS RefSeq v2.1, whole genome shotgun sequence, the following proteins share a genomic window:
- the LOC123113720 gene encoding histone H1-like: MSTDVAADVPAPEVEVAADHVVETTAEAAAGDAKPVKETKAKAAKAKKPSAPRKPRATPAHPTYAEMVSEAITALKERTGSSQYAIAKFVEDKHKAHLPGNFRKILSVQLKKLVASGKLTKVKASYKLSAAAAKPKPAAKKKPAAKKKAPAKKTATKTKAKAPAKKAAAKPKPKAPAKTKSAAKPKAAAKPKGRPAKAAKTSAAAAAPKKPAARKAPTKRSTPVKKAAAAKKAAPAKKAPAAKKAKK; the protein is encoded by the exons ATGTCGACCGACGTGGCCGCCGATGTCCCGGCCCCTGAGGTGGAGGTGGCCGCCGACCACGTCGTGGAGACCACGGCCGAGGCCGCCGCCggcgacgcgaagccggtcaaggaGACCAAGGCCAAGGCGGCGAAGGCCAAGAAGCCCTCCGCCCCGAGGAAGCCCCGCGCCACCCCCGCCCACCCGACCTACGCCGAG ATGGTGTCGGAGGCCATTACCGCCCTGAAGGAGCGGACGGGGTCGAGCCAGTACGCCATCGCCAAGTTCGTCGAGGACAAGCACAAGGCGCACCTCCCCGGCAACTTCCGCAAGATTCTGTCGGTGCAGCTCAAGAAGCTGGTCGCCTCCGGCAAGCTGACCAAGGTCAAGGCCTCCTACAAGCTGTCTGCCGCAGCGGCCAAGCCCAAGCCGGCGGCCAAGAAGAAGCCCGCGGCGAAGAAGAAGGCGCCAGCCAAGAAGACCGCCACCAAGACCAAGGCCAAGGCCCCCGCCAAGAAGGCCGCCGCCAAGCCCAAGCCCAAGGCCCCCGCGAAGACCAAGTCCGCCGCGAAGCCCAAGGCTGCCGCCAAGCCCAAGGGCCGCCCCGCCAAGGCTGCCAAGACCTctgccgccgccgcggcgcccAAGAAGCCTGCCGCCAGGAAGGCGCCCACCAAGAGATCCACGCCGGTGAAGAAGGCCGCGGCCGCCAAGAAGGCAGCGCCGGCGAAGAAGGCCcctgccgccaagaaggccaagaagtAG